One genomic region from Anopheles bellator chromosome 2, idAnoBellAS_SP24_06.2, whole genome shotgun sequence encodes:
- the LOC131207182 gene encoding uncharacterized protein LOC131207182, which produces MDTLDGVPRSVLGRPVKTRTQIVMTFLVPVIFEAMVYIVLTTADVLVTIEHFRNGNTGWGWATLTLIWLPSIVCFCSIVSTPERWPEQIGWDERTQNFLFKNCAILLFFPLAALYRFNRRIFWSIESLFHEKGSYGRAQSVAKILETSPCELYHFLQAFLQAAPQMLLQLYILLRDGTFRNYDTVTAQVISVVFSFLTMATIITSYQRFESQKIVGRCYPWSTTEQTCARRKHLHRTTSTAESVLAAVTTPSIAPEADPIVPTIMRNFYSKFGGDLPAEDAGSSMESIGPPPLTPGTQRKTLNVDASNFDRQQSKGYRDPYGYNFTDDDKVGMVAVGDTVDRNSGRAPRAGRGVSFKLRDTEEELNAMERYLRSTEDLQHVGEADSDDEYLKPDNFDAVPKRTAPPAPEANVFHRVSVYRNMLLHNAETFIKDRVPRLPEKLFDHGPPSTVPDETDGDRLSLPSRRRTIVGLEQDDMVGKGVTFVGWVLFLLMRMLALSTFYVFFPLYFWMVCVNHYLLMIACIVYEVRTHEKLERYFFYLYLAYMYVFSLLEFKIRFVHVRSWYIGYIGIVLLENVAMLVVWYNLGTFESWWFHFLHYVIIASGALSLMCFLFYYAFLRPKDKVLFVNENP; this is translated from the exons ATGGACACTCTGGACGGTGTGCCCCGATCGGTGCTTGGCCGCCCGGTCAAGACGCGGACGCAAATTGTGATGACCTTCCTGGTGCCGGTGATCTTCGAGGCGATGGTGTACATCGTGCTAACGACGGCCGACGTGCTGGTGACGATCGAACACTTCCGCAACGGGAACACCGGCTGGGGCTGGGCAACGCTCACCCTTATCTGGCTGCCGTCCATCGTGTGCTTCTGCTCCATCGTATCGACCCCGGAGCGGTGGCCGGAACAGATTGGGTGGGACGAGCGAACGCAGAActttttgttcaaaaactGCGCCATCCTGCTGTTCTTCCCGCTGGCTGCCCTCTACCG CTTCAACCGGCGCATCTTCTGGAGCATCGAGTCCCTGTTCCACGAGAAAGGCTCGTACGGGCGAGCGCAATCGGTGGCGAAGATCCTGGAAACGTCACCGTGTGAGCTGTACCACTTCCTGCAGGCTTTCCTGCAGGCCGCCCCACAAATGCTGCTCCAGCTGTACATTCTGCTGCGCGACGGAACGTTCCGCAACTACGACACGGTGACGGCGCAGGTGATCAGCGTGGTGTTTTCCTTCCTCACgatggccaccatcatcaccagctACCAGCGGTTCGAGAGCCAGAAGATCGTGGGCCGCTGCTACCCGTGGAGCACGACGGAGCAGACGTGCGCACGGCGCAAACACTTGCACCGCACGACGAGCACCGCCGAGAGTGTACTGGCCGCCGTCACAACGCCTTCcatcgcaccggaagcggacccGATCGTGCCGACCATCATGCGCAACTTTTACTCCAAGTTCGGTGGAGACCTGCCGGCGGAGGATGCCGGATCGTCGATGGAGAGTATCGGCCCACCACCGCTAACGCCGGGCACCCAGCGCAAGACGCTAAACGTGGACGCGAGCAACTTCGATCGGCAACAGTCGAAGGGATACCGCGATCCGTACGGGTACAacttcaccgacgacgacaaggtaggcatggtggcggtgggggaCACGGTGGACCGGAACTCTGGCCGCGCCCCGCGGGCTGGCCGTGGTGTTAGCTTCAAGCTTCGCGACACCGAGGAGGAACTGAACGCGATGGAACGGTATCTGCGCAGCACGGAGGACCTGCAGCACGTCGGCGAGGCGGACAGCGACGATGAGTACCTGAAGCCGGACAACTTTGACGCGGTACCGAAGCGGACGGCTCCccccgcaccggaagcgaacgtgTTCCACCGGGTGTCCGTCTACCGGAACATGCTGCTCCACAACGCGGAGACCTTCATCAAGGACCGGGTGCCGCGGCTTCCGGAGAAACTGTTCGACCACGGCCCGCCGTCGACGGTGCCGGACGAAACGGACGGCGACCGGCTGTCGTTGCCGTCCCGCCGCCGGACCATCGTCGGGCTCGAGCAGGACGACATGGTGGGCAAGGGGGTAACGTTCGTCGGCTGGGTCCTGTTCCTGCTGATGCGCATGCTGGCACTGTCGACGTTCTACGTGTTCTTCCCGCTGTACTTCTGGATGGTGTGCGTCAACCACTACCTGCTCATGATCGCCTGCATCGTGTACGAGGTGCGGACCCACGAGAAGCTTGAGCGCTACTTCTTCTACCTCTACCTCGCCTACATGTACGTGTTTTCGCTGCTCGAGTTCAAGATCCGGTTCGTCCACGTGCGCTCGTGGTACATCGGCTACATCGGGATCGTGCTGCTCGAAAACGTGGCGATGCTGGTGGTCTGGTACAACCTGGGAACGTTCGAGTCGTGGTGGTTCCACTTCCTGCACTacgtcatcatcgccagcggCGCGCTGAGCTTGATGTGCTTCCTTTTCTACTACGCCTTTCTGCGCCCGAAGGACAAGGTGCTGTTCGTCAATGAAAATCCGTAA